The following are from one region of the Ornithorhynchus anatinus isolate Pmale09 chromosome X1, mOrnAna1.pri.v4, whole genome shotgun sequence genome:
- the TMEM40 gene encoding transmembrane protein 40, translated as MEISETAPPASEKKDEETKVPGSVEKDNHHLQTRNKKDTSSSSSSSSSSSSSTSSDSSSDEEKLPVATRKPIRFEDNREDDNQDESDADEDGSVTQKDELQLYEGVSEEVVPYNESEIRSREPGTSDVAEIEDSQLRRLNIKKDDEFFHFILLCFAIGALLVCYHCYADWIMSLGVGLLTFASLETIGIYFGLVYRIHSVLRGFIPLFQKLKLMGVRKSD; from the exons ATGGAAATCTCAGAGACTGCCCCTCCAGCCTCGGAAAAAAAAG atgaagaaacgaaaGTCCCAGGGAGTGTAGAAAAGGATAATCACCATCTGCAAACCAGAAATAAGAAGGAcacgtcttcttcctcctcttcctcttcctcctcctcttcatcaacGTCTTCGG ACAGCAGTAGTGATGAGGAAAAACTCCCTGTGGCAACTAGAAAACCCATTCGCTTTGAGGACAATAGAGAAGATGACAACCAAGATGAAAGTG ATGCTGACGAAGATGGATCAGTGACCCAGAAGGATGAGCTTCAGCTCTATGAAG gTGTGTCTGAAGAGGTCGTTCCCTACAATGAATCAG AGATCAGGAGCAGAGAACCTGGAACTTCAGATG TAGCGGAAATTGAGGACTCTCAATTAAGAAGACTGAACATAAAGAAAGATG ATGAATTTTTTCATTTTATCCTTCTTTGTTTTGCCATCGGGGCTCTATTAGTCTGCTATCACTGCTATGCAG ACTGGATCATGTCTTTGGGTGTTGGTTTACTGACCTTTGCCTCTCTTGAGACCATTGGAATATATTTTGGCCTGG TATATCGGATTCACAGTGTCCTCCGAGGCTTCATCCCTCTGTTTCAGAAGTTAAAATTAATGG GTGTCAGAAAAAGTGATTAA